One genomic region from Reichenbachiella ulvae encodes:
- a CDS encoding sensor histidine kinase — MTKLRSGRKNPAGNWWRWLSVIFMGAGLRFFIDLIYSVFYADMPIRWDPNEYLYAIVLALCVLEGIRFINRRLDKLLPWENGAKSRFIIQLSTNTVYASVVIAVFGAYFYQFVSDHHSRPLFDEIVVISTALSLTILVVSIEMGMFFLNKWKVSMIEMERFKKEGLEFRHEMLKTQVNPHFLFNSLNTLSSLVYSDPNTAYSFIRKLSNVYRNVLEHRNKGLVSIKEEIEAIESYVELIRMRFGAKLMIEIDPMKEVEKFQVPPLILQLLIENAIKHNVVSTKYPLSIWVYHENNRIVIKNSLRLKSSKGYSSKIGLDNIISHYDIVTDKNVEIKQTEEYFIVLLPLLSPDYEGIDYRG, encoded by the coding sequence ATGACAAAACTAAGAAGTGGGAGGAAAAACCCTGCTGGCAATTGGTGGAGATGGTTGAGTGTTATCTTCATGGGAGCTGGCTTGAGGTTTTTTATTGATTTGATATACAGTGTGTTCTATGCGGATATGCCCATACGCTGGGATCCAAACGAATACTTATATGCGATTGTTTTGGCACTCTGTGTGTTAGAAGGAATACGCTTCATCAATCGACGACTGGACAAGCTGTTGCCATGGGAAAATGGGGCCAAAAGTCGATTTATCATCCAGCTCAGTACCAATACAGTTTATGCCTCTGTAGTCATCGCTGTTTTTGGTGCATATTTTTATCAATTTGTAAGTGATCATCATTCGCGTCCGCTTTTTGATGAAATTGTGGTTATTTCTACCGCCTTGTCTTTGACTATTTTGGTGGTATCCATAGAGATGGGAATGTTCTTCCTGAACAAATGGAAAGTGTCCATGATCGAGATGGAAAGGTTCAAAAAGGAAGGATTGGAATTTCGTCACGAAATGTTAAAGACGCAGGTGAATCCTCACTTCTTGTTCAACAGTCTGAACACACTTTCCTCTTTGGTATATTCAGATCCCAATACCGCCTATAGTTTCATTAGAAAACTCTCCAATGTATATCGAAATGTTCTTGAGCACCGAAACAAAGGATTGGTGTCGATTAAGGAAGAGATAGAAGCGATTGAGTCGTATGTAGAGCTGATCAGAATGCGTTTTGGCGCCAAGCTGATGATCGAAATTGATCCTATGAAAGAGGTTGAAAAATTTCAGGTGCCTCCCTTGATCTTACAGTTGTTGATTGAAAATGCCATTAAACACAATGTGGTGTCGACAAAATATCCACTTTCGATATGGGTCTACCATGAGAACAATCGTATCGTGATCAAAAACTCTTTGCGATTGAAGTCTTCAAAGGGTTATTCGTCGAAGATCGGATTGGATAACATCATCAGCCATTACGATATCGTAACGGATAAAAATGTTGAGATTAAACAAACAGAAGAATATTTTATTGTATTATTACCCCTATTAAGTCCTGATTATGAAGGTATTGATTATAGAGGATGA
- the mutS gene encoding DNA mismatch repair protein MutS, translating to MAGSKKETPLMKQYNAIKAKHPEALLLFRVGDFYETFGEDAVKASKILDIVLTKRANGSASHIELAGFPHHSLDTYLPKLVRAGNRVAICDQLENPKDVKGIVKRGVTELVTPGLTLNDNVLEQRKNNYLASISFGKEINGISFLDLSTGEFMLSHGNDDYIDKLVQSFNPSEIIFCKTHKSRCESLLGSDHNIFCLEEWIYGFDFGYEKLNTHFKTKNLKGFGIEESKEGIAAAGAILYYLEETEHKEISHISSISRLDTDKFVWLDKFTIRNLELVYPQQNDGVPLLQILDKTQTPMGARLMKKWLVLPLKEKSIIESRLGVVEAMLEETDLTEEVQNHLSQISDIERLVSKVAALRINPRELLHLKRALLHIQPIKEQLEGAQSDALKKFGDRLNPCQQLLEKIETNLKDEVPLNATQGNLIKDGIDPELDELRKIAFSGKDYLLQIQEREKERTGISSLKIAYNKVFGYYLEVSNAHKDKVPAEWIRKQTLVNAERYITEELKVYEEKIITAEDKLGSIEFNLYNQLVTFASDYVNEIQVNAKCIAEIDCLLSFTQVAQAQNYCRPSIHDDNVIDIKEGRHPVIEAQLPSGEPYIPNSVMLDDLSQQIMVITGPNMAGKSALLRQTALIVLMAQMGSFVPAAYAKIGIIDKVFTRVGASDNLSKGESTFMVEMTETASILNNLSDRSLVLMDEIGRGTSTYDGVSIAWSIVEHLHNHPKYKAKTMFATHYHELNQIAEDFPRVKNFNVSVKELDNRVIFMRKLKEGGSEHSFGIHVAKMAGMPNEVVIRANEILSHLEKDRIKENQEELVSSIPKNNFQLSMFESDPHFEEVLTLLNQLDINTISPVEALLKLNEIKSILKGQKSS from the coding sequence ATGGCAGGAAGTAAGAAAGAAACCCCTTTGATGAAACAATACAATGCAATCAAGGCCAAGCACCCTGAGGCATTGTTACTATTTAGAGTTGGTGACTTTTATGAGACCTTTGGGGAGGATGCGGTGAAGGCCAGCAAAATCCTGGACATAGTCCTGACCAAACGCGCCAATGGCTCTGCTTCGCACATCGAATTGGCAGGTTTCCCTCACCACTCTCTGGATACCTATCTACCTAAACTGGTTCGAGCAGGAAACCGAGTAGCCATCTGCGATCAGCTGGAAAACCCAAAAGACGTCAAAGGCATTGTCAAAAGAGGAGTGACAGAGTTGGTCACCCCCGGACTGACTCTGAACGACAATGTGTTGGAGCAGCGAAAGAACAACTACCTCGCTTCGATCAGTTTCGGGAAAGAAATTAACGGGATCTCCTTTCTGGATTTGAGTACAGGAGAGTTCATGCTTTCGCATGGCAATGATGACTATATCGACAAATTAGTCCAAAGCTTCAACCCTTCAGAAATCATCTTTTGCAAAACACACAAGTCGAGATGTGAATCCTTATTGGGAAGCGATCACAATATTTTTTGCTTGGAGGAATGGATCTATGGATTTGATTTTGGATACGAAAAACTCAATACCCACTTCAAAACCAAAAACCTGAAAGGTTTTGGGATTGAGGAATCGAAAGAAGGCATAGCAGCAGCTGGAGCTATCTTATATTATCTGGAAGAAACCGAGCACAAAGAGATTAGCCACATTTCGTCAATTTCTCGATTGGACACTGACAAATTCGTCTGGCTTGACAAATTCACAATCAGAAACCTGGAATTGGTATATCCACAGCAAAATGATGGTGTGCCATTGCTCCAAATCCTGGACAAAACCCAGACCCCAATGGGGGCCCGACTGATGAAAAAGTGGTTGGTGCTTCCTTTGAAAGAAAAATCGATCATAGAGTCGAGATTGGGTGTGGTAGAAGCCATGTTGGAAGAAACAGATTTGACAGAAGAGGTGCAAAACCACCTTTCGCAAATCTCCGATATCGAAAGGCTCGTTTCAAAAGTTGCTGCTCTTCGTATCAACCCCAGGGAGCTATTGCACCTAAAAAGGGCCTTACTTCATATCCAGCCCATCAAAGAACAATTAGAAGGAGCCCAATCTGATGCCCTTAAGAAATTTGGAGACCGACTGAACCCTTGCCAGCAACTGCTGGAAAAAATAGAAACTAACCTGAAAGACGAAGTTCCACTCAATGCCACACAGGGCAATCTAATCAAGGATGGGATTGATCCTGAACTGGATGAATTGAGAAAAATCGCCTTTTCTGGCAAAGACTACCTCCTTCAGATTCAGGAAAGAGAAAAAGAACGCACAGGTATCTCGTCTTTAAAGATTGCATACAACAAGGTTTTTGGATACTATCTGGAAGTATCGAACGCGCACAAAGACAAAGTGCCTGCAGAATGGATCAGAAAGCAAACACTGGTAAATGCAGAACGATACATTACCGAAGAGCTGAAGGTCTATGAAGAAAAAATCATCACAGCTGAGGATAAGTTAGGATCGATCGAATTTAACCTCTACAATCAACTGGTAACCTTCGCTTCGGACTATGTCAACGAGATTCAGGTAAATGCCAAGTGCATTGCAGAAATCGACTGTCTGCTTTCATTTACTCAGGTAGCACAGGCACAGAATTATTGTCGTCCGAGCATCCACGACGACAATGTGATCGATATCAAAGAAGGTCGTCACCCAGTGATCGAGGCACAACTACCCTCAGGAGAACCCTATATTCCAAATAGTGTGATGCTCGATGACCTCTCTCAGCAAATCATGGTCATCACAGGTCCCAACATGGCGGGTAAGTCCGCTTTGCTGAGACAGACCGCACTGATCGTGCTGATGGCACAGATGGGTTCATTCGTACCCGCAGCTTATGCCAAAATCGGGATTATCGACAAAGTATTTACGCGAGTGGGCGCCTCTGACAACTTATCCAAAGGCGAATCGACCTTTATGGTAGAGATGACAGAAACTGCCAGTATTCTCAATAACCTGAGCGACAGAAGTCTGGTACTGATGGACGAAATCGGTAGAGGAACCAGTACTTACGATGGCGTCTCTATCGCCTGGTCGATCGTGGAGCACCTCCACAATCATCCTAAGTACAAGGCTAAGACCATGTTTGCCACGCACTATCACGAACTAAACCAGATCGCAGAAGATTTCCCAAGAGTGAAGAACTTTAATGTCTCTGTTAAGGAACTCGACAACCGCGTGATATTCATGCGTAAACTAAAAGAGGGAGGCAGTGAGCACAGTTTTGGTATCCATGTAGCCAAGATGGCAGGCATGCCCAATGAAGTCGTGATCCGCGCCAACGAAATCCTGAGTCATCTGGAAAAAGACAGGATCAAGGAAAACCAGGAGGAGCTGGTATCGAGCATCCCAAAAAACAACTTCCAGCTCAGTATGTTCGAATCTGATCCGCATTTCGAAGAGGTTTTGACACTACTCAATCAGCTGGACATCAATACGATTTCTCCAGTAGAGGCTCTTCTGAAGCTGAATGAAATTAAGAGTATATTGAAGGGGCAGAAAAGCAGCTAA
- a CDS encoding LytR/AlgR family response regulator transcription factor produces the protein MKVLIIEDEQFAQDELKRLLADTSFDIDVLDCFESIEETVEWFEENEEPDLVFMDIQLSDGLSFEIFQKTTVTCPIVFTTAFENYAIRAFKVNSIDYLLKPIEMKDLEAALKKYNDLKSSTDEEEGNVALSIDQVQQLLKLSDEQKDYKKRFIIKSGDRLRHVAVEDIAYFFAEDDYTYLVAKEGNKFIISFKLDELVNLLDPNDFFRLSRKYIANIHSIKLANKYFNSRLEVILQPEAKDQILISRVRVPDFLDWLER, from the coding sequence ATGAAGGTATTGATTATAGAGGATGAGCAATTCGCCCAAGATGAGCTCAAACGCTTACTTGCTGATACATCTTTTGATATTGATGTTTTGGATTGTTTCGAATCGATCGAAGAGACGGTCGAATGGTTTGAAGAAAATGAAGAGCCAGATTTGGTATTCATGGATATTCAGTTGTCTGATGGTCTAAGTTTTGAGATTTTTCAGAAGACTACTGTCACCTGTCCTATCGTATTCACCACTGCATTTGAAAATTATGCCATTCGCGCATTCAAAGTAAACAGTATCGATTATCTGTTGAAGCCGATAGAAATGAAAGATCTGGAGGCTGCTTTGAAAAAGTACAATGATCTGAAATCTAGTACGGATGAAGAGGAAGGCAATGTGGCCCTTAGCATCGATCAGGTGCAACAGCTATTGAAGCTTTCTGATGAGCAGAAGGACTACAAGAAAAGGTTTATTATTAAATCTGGAGATCGTCTTAGACACGTAGCGGTAGAGGACATTGCGTACTTCTTTGCAGAAGATGATTATACTTATTTGGTGGCTAAGGAAGGAAACAAGTTCATCATAAGTTTCAAACTGGATGAATTGGTCAACCTTTTGGATCCAAATGATTTCTTCCGATTGTCACGGAAATATATCGCCAATATTCACTCGATCAAATTGGCTAATAAATACTTCAACAGTCGATTGGAGGTGATTTTACAACCGGAAGCCAAAGATCAAATTCTCATCTCTCGTGTGAGAGTTCCTGATTTTCTCGATTGGTTGGAGAGATAA
- a CDS encoding T9SS type A sorting domain-containing protein — MKTTIKTLAIAGLVAMSSLAFAEGKDGKEEAKVSPELKVRITELDEDNIAVTFAKLEGEEVKVKIYDAYGALMHTEKKSEGTKFLKKFDISALPAGEYTYLVANDMYAVKKVITKE; from the coding sequence ATGAAAACTACAATTAAAACACTCGCAATTGCCGGTTTAGTAGCCATGTCATCTTTAGCCTTCGCAGAAGGAAAAGACGGAAAAGAAGAAGCAAAAGTTAGCCCTGAGCTAAAAGTTAGAATCACCGAATTAGACGAAGACAATATAGCAGTAACATTTGCTAAGTTGGAAGGTGAGGAAGTAAAAGTAAAAATTTATGACGCATATGGTGCCTTGATGCACACAGAGAAAAAATCTGAAGGAACTAAGTTCTTGAAGAAATTCGATATCTCTGCGTTACCTGCTGGTGAGTATACTTACCTGGTGGCTAATGACATGTATGCTGTCAAAAAGGTAATTACCAAAGAATAA